A genomic window from Fusarium oxysporum Fo47 chromosome VIII, complete sequence includes:
- a CDS encoding S-adenosyl-L-methionine-dependent methyltransferase, with amino-acid sequence MSSPKTKSPTGPSSPASGPKSTPSPQTELIPAAENDDDVRDDADSTLETDADSSTASVSSSILHYRSIQGRTFHSDKFVTEYSFPNDEQQLESVDISHHYLTVLLDGQLYLAPIGDNIQKALDVGTGSGIWAIDFADQFPQAEVTATDLSPTQPKWVPPNVRFEIDDATETWTWKDNTFDFVHMRYLFGAIQDWTALYQQAYRVCTPGGWVESVEADIHFRSDDGTAEEEEVYKLCNKLYEEGGKAIGRTFFVHDLQPKGMEEAGFVDIKTVDYKIPIGDWPKDPRLAEVGRFVKLTLENDIEGYTLLLWNNVLQWPKDEYQVFLMGIRKALRNRKIHGYFVVRYVYGRKPE; translated from the exons ATGTCGTCGCCAAAGACCAAATCACCAACTGGGCCGTCATCCCCGGCCTCTGGGCCCAAGTCGACACCGTCTCCGCAAACTGAACTTATACCCGCTGCTGAAAACGATGAC GATGTTCGAGACGACGCCGACTCAACACTTGAAACAGACGC TGATAGCTCAACTGCCTCTGTTTCTTCAAGCATCCTTCATTACAGAAGCATTCAGGGCCGAACTTTTCATAGCGACAAGTTCGTGACTGAATATTCTTTTCCAAATGATGAACAACAATTAGAGTCTGTTGACATCAG CCATCATTACTTGACGGTTCTGCTCGACGGTCAGTTGTATCTAGCTCCTATTGGAGACAACATCCAG AAAGCGCTTGATGTTGGGACAGGAAGCG GAATCTGGGCGAT AGACTTTGCAGATCAGTTCCCGCAAGCAGAAGTGACAGCAACTGATCTCTCACCAACACAGCCCAAATGGGTCCCCCCAAATGTGCGTTTCGAAATCGACGATGCCACCGAAACGTGGACTTGGAAAGACAACACCTTTGATTTCGTCCACATGCGTTATCTCTTCGGAGCCATCCAAGATTGGACTGCTTTATACCAACAGGCCTACCGTGTTTGTACGCCGGGAGGCTGGGTTGAGTCTGTTGAAGCCGACATTCATTTTCGCAGCGACGATGGCacagctgaagaggaagaggtcTATAAGTTGTGCAACAAGCTGTATGAGGAGGGTGGTAAAGCAATTGGTCGAACGTTCTTCGTGCATGACTTGCAACCGAAGGGAATGGAAGAGGCAGGGTTTGTGGATATCAAGACGGTGGACTACAAG ATCCCGATTGGGGATTGGCCCAAGGACCCAAGGCTGGCCGAGGTCGGCCGATTTGTCAAGCTGACATTGGAGAATGACATTGAAG GATATACTCTGCTGTTGTGGAACAATGTGTTGCAGTGGCCAAAGGATGAGTACCAGGTGTTCCTGATGGGTATACGAAAGGCTCTTCGCAACCGCAAGATTCATGGTTATTTTGTGGTGCGCTATGTGTACGGCCGCAAACCAGAATAA
- a CDS encoding Alpha/beta hydrolase fold-1 yields MSNETSLVFVPGAWHKPSCYGKVMEHLRSQHHLRCIPVTLPTTMDNPMATFKDDVGAVRSAIRQETENGRDVIVIAHSYGGTVGNSAVKGFSKPTFVREESSISSQSSISTATSSKRIPETGHVVGLVLIATGFCFTGLTFMDHFLNITPPFFRVNKETGFADLAVRPQKFFYHDLPPAEADHATSMLTTQSLRALFEGSEYSYSGWLDVPVWFIGTVEDQGLPIVVQRAQIGMARMLGGRVVYTELKTSHSPFLSQPTQVVQIMLQAFESFTGTRADESPKALEVANKPFIPLVSPWQPTTWFRKVKSLWSFQSGETKAD; encoded by the exons ATGTCCAATGAAACAAGCTTGGTCTTTGTTCCGGGCGCATGGCATAAGCCATCATGTTACGGCAAAGTAATGGAACATTTACGAAGCCAACATCATTTGAGATGCATTCCCGTCACGCttccaacaacaatggaTAACCCAATGGCAACATTCAAAGACGATGTTGGCGCCGTCCGTTCTGCTATCAGGCAGGAAACAGAAAACGGCCGTGACGTGATTGTCATTGCGCATTCCTATGGAGGAACGGTTGGGAACAGTGCCGTTAAAGGTTTCTCGAAGCCAACCTTTGTACGCGAGGAGTCATCCATATCAAGCCAGAGTTCAATATCAACAGCTACGTCCAGCAAACGAATTCCAGAGACAGGACACGTTGTCGGTCTTGTTCTCATTGCTACCGGATTTTGCTTCACGGGGCTCACCTTTATGGACCACTTTCTCAACATCACTCCTCCATTCTTCCGCGTCAACAAAGAGACTGGGTTCGCAGATCTCGCAGTTCGTCCTCAGAAGTTCTTCTACCACGATCTACCGCCTGCCGAGGCAGATCACGCGACTTCTATGCTCACCACGCAAAGCCTTAGAGCATTGTTTGAAGGTAGTGAGTATTCGTACTCCGGGTGGCTGGATGTACCTGTATGGTTCATCGGAACTGTCGAAGATCAGGGGCTGCCAATCGTCGTGCAAAGAGCTCAGATTGggatggcgaggatgttgGGTGGTCGCGTGGTTTATACCGAGCTGAAGACAAGCCATTCGCCATTCTTAAGCCAGCCAACGCAGGTTGTGCAGATCATGCTTCAGGCTTTTGAGTCATTCACGGGCACAAGAGCCGACGAATCGCCAAAGGCACTCGAAGTAGCAAACAAGCCATTCATTCCTCTAGTGAGCCCTTGGCAACCTACAACATGGTTTCG AAAGGTCAAGAGCTTGTGGAGTTTTCAGTCCGGGGAGACAAAGGCGGACTAG